One window from the genome of Salvia splendens isolate huo1 chromosome 9, SspV2, whole genome shotgun sequence encodes:
- the LOC121748536 gene encoding glycosyltransferase family 92 protein RCOM_0530710-like isoform X1 has protein sequence MKDRRKRSVFSWRALFFLLTVVLLFLAAFSSSLARLWLPAGSFQPKLISKRNIPAMEVISAENCLSPVAVSIRETVIFPDEAVVFLKYPPSASLFTKDDINCIYLFPNSSHPQLFLSPSATDSDGGGHHIVRCPLPPTRGTIVSLSIKHNGDHLAPGPMQRWDSLAYEAMIDGSDNTTLVFVKGFNLRSGRAADSSKFKCVYGSDSVLSADAVSAAQEVVRCRTPLSVLNGSHPDNSIKVSVRVVGKQAVDSAARLQSPELTPLSSTGGSSGKSHKMCVCTMLRNQARFLPEWIMYHGSVGVERWFIYDNNSDDEVDSLVGTLAGLGYNVSRHLWPWIKTQEAGFAHCVVRARDSCEWVGFIDVDEFLHLPSGSSSLYEDVIRPLGAEEGVGEARVACHSFGPSGLREAPARGVMAGYTCRLAAPERHKSIVRPEALDASLINLVHHFHLKPRFWHVNVNRTSLVINHYKYQVWEVFKEKFYRRVATYVSDWQQERNVGSKDRAPGLGTKAVEPSDWPSRFCQVKDTDLRDRILDTFTDPQTGYLPWEDQHRRSQT, from the exons ATGAAGGATCGCAGGAAACGCAGCGTCTTCTCATGGAGAGCACTCTTCTTTCTCCTCACCGTCGTCCTCCTCTTCCTCGCCGCCTTCTCCTCCTCCCTCGCTCGTCTCTGGCTTCCAG CAGGAAGTTTTCAACCTAAACTTATATCAAAACGGAATATTCCGGCGATGGAGGTGATATCGGCGGAGAATTGTTTATCTCCGGTGGCTGTATCAATTCGAGAAACGGTTATTTTCCCCGACGAGGCTGTTGTTTTCCTGAAATACCCTCCGTCAGCTTCCTTATTTACCAAAGACGACATCAACTGCATATATCTATTTCCCAACTCATCCCACCCGCAACTTTTCCTCTCCCCTTCGGCGACGGACTCCGACGGCGGAGGCCACCACATCGTGCGGTGCCCCCTTCCCCCGACACGTGGCACGATTGTTTCCCTTTCAATTAAGCACAACGGTGATCACCTCGCCCCTGGCCCGATGCAGAGATGGGATTCTCTAGCGTATGAGGCCATGATCGACGGCAGCGACAACACAACCTTAGTTTTCGTGAAAGGCTTCAATCTACGGTCGGGGAGAGCCGCGGATTCTTCTAAATTCAAGTGCGTCTACGGCTCTGATTCGGTGTTGTCGGCCGACGCCGTCTCCGCCGCTCAAGAGGTCGTCAGATGCCGCACCCCTTTGAGCGTGCTCAACGGCTCGCATCCCGACAACTCTATTAAGGTTTCGGTTAGAGTTGTTGGGAAGCAGGCTGTTGACTCTGCAGCGCGCTTGCAGAGTCCTGAGCTGACGCCTCTGTCAAGTACAGGCGGAAGCTCAGGCAAGTCACACAAGATGTGTGTGTGCACAATGCTGAGGAATCAAGCAAGATTCCTCCCGGAATGGATCATGTACCACGGCAGCGTAGGCGTGGAGCGATGGTTCATCTACGACAACAACAGCGACGACGAAGTGGACAGCTTGGTGGGTACACTAGCCGGCTTGGGCTACAATGTCTCGCGCCACCTGTGGCCGTGGATCAAGACTCAAGAGGCTGGTTTCGCGCACTGTGTGGTGAGGGCGAGGGACTCGTGCGAGTGGGTGGGTTTCATCGATGTGGACGAGTTCCTCCACTTACCCTCTGGCTCCTCGTCTCTGTACGAAGATGTAATTAGGCCATTGGGGGCGGAGGAGGGGGTAGGGGAGGCGCGCGTGGCGTGCCACAGTTTTGGGCCGTCCGGGCTGAGGGAGGCCCCCGCAAGAGGGGTGATGGCCGGGTACACGTGCAGGCTGGCTGCACCGGAGAGGCACAAGAGCATTGTTAGGCCAGAGGCGTTGGACGCTTCGTTGATCAATCTGGTCCATCATTTCCATCTGAAGCCCAGATTCTGGCATGTTAATGTGAACCGGACGTCGTTGGTGATCAACCACTATAAGTACCAAGTGTGGGAGGTGTTCAAGGAGAAGTTCTACCGGAGAGTGGCAACGTACGTGTCGGACTGGCAGCAGGAGAGGAACGTGGGCTCCAAGGACCGGGCACCGGGTTTGGGGACCAAGGCTGTCGAGCCATCAGATTGGCCTTCAAGATTCTGTCAAGTTAAGGATACCGACTTGAGGGATCGGATTTTGGATACTTTCACCGATCCTCAAACTGGCTACTTACCGTGGGAAGATCAGCATAGGAGGAGCCAAACCTGA
- the LOC121746926 gene encoding serine/threonine protein phosphatase 2A 57 kDa regulatory subunit B' theta isoform-like, with product MIKNILNKLPRKHGKLVDNRDGGSSTYTSNASATSKNAYATGVRSGSSNPAAVSGINSSSNSVAHYGNNSVSTKVNGNAGYVPYEALPSFKDVPNSEKQSLFIKKVNMCCVIFDFTDPTKNLKEKEIKRQTLVELVDYIASANQKFTETAMQEIVKMVSTNLFRKLSSQPRENKILEAFDLEEEEPLMDPAWPHLQVVYEFLLRFVASPETDAKLAKRYIDHSFVLRLLDLFDSEDPRERDYLKTVLHRIYGKFMVHRPFVRKAINNIFYHFIFETEKHNGIAELLEILGSIINGFALPLKEEHKLFLVRALIPLHKPKCIPMYHQQLSYCITQFVEKDCKLADTVIRGLLKYWPITNSSKEVMFLGELEEVLEATQPPEFQRCMVPLFRKIARCLSSSHFQVAERALFFWNNDHIENLIKQNRKVILPIIFPALERNARGHWNQAVQSLTLNVRKIFSDADPELFEECLLKFQEDEVQEEENKRKREATWRRLEEIAAMKAASNEPVLVSPRTSAKMSSG from the exons ATGATTAAGAATATTCTTAACAAGCTTCCACGGAAACATGGCAAGTTAGTGGATAATCGTGATGGAGGATCCTCTACATACACTTCGAACGCTTCAGCTACTTCAAAAAATGCTTATGCCACAGGTGTCCGGTCAGGCAGTTCTAATCCTGCAGCTGTTTCTGGGATTAATTCATCTTCAAATTCAGTTGCACATTACGGAAATAACTCAGTAAGTACTAAGGTCAATGGGAATGCAGGATATGTTCCGTATGAAGCTTTGCCTAGCTTCAAAGATGTCCCAAATTCTGAGAAGCAAAGCTTGTTTATAAAAAAGGTGAATATGTGTTGTGTTATATTTGACTTCACTGACCCCACAAAGAATTTGAAAGAAAAAGAGATCAAGCGGCAGACATTAGTTGAGCTCGTTGACTATATCGCTTCAGCAAATCAGAAATTCACAGAAACTGCCATGCAAGAGATTGTAAAAATGGTATCCACAAATTTATTCCGTAAGCTTTCCTCACAGCCTCGTGAAAACAAGATATTGGAAGCCTTTGATTTGGAAGAAGAGGAGCCCTTGATGGATCCCGCATGGCCTCATTTGCAAGTTGTATATGAATTTCTTCTGAGGTTTGTGGCTTCACCAGAGACGGATGCAAAGCTAGCAAAGCGTTACATTGATCACTCTTTTGTTCTGAGGTTATTAGATCTCTTTGACTCAGAAGATCCTAGAGAAAGGGACTATTTAAAGACTGTGCTACATCGGATATATGGAAAGTTCATGGTTCATCGCCCCTTCGTCAGAAAAGCTATCAATAATATATTCTACCACTTCATATTTGAAACGGAGAAGCATAATGGGATTGCTGAGCTGTTGGAAATTCTGGGTAGCATTATAAATGGTTTTGCATTGCCTTTGAAAGAAGAGCACAAGCTTTTCCTTGTTCGGGCACTCATTCCTCTTCACAAACCGAAGTGCATCCCCATGTACCATCAGCAGCTATCTTACTGCATAACACAATTCGTGGAGAAGGACTGCAAACTTGCTGATACTGTCATAAGAGGCTTACTGAAGTATTGGCCAATCACTAACAGTTCAAAGGAGGTAATGTTCTTGGGTGAGCTAGAGGAAGTGTTGGAAGCGACTCAGCCTCCAGAGTTTCAGCGTTGTATGGTTCCTCTCTTCCGCAAGATTGCTCGTTGCCTGAGCAGTTCACATTTTCAG GTGGCAGAAAGGGCTCTCTTCTTTTGGAACAACGATCACATCGAAAACCTGATCAAACAAAATCGTAAAGTTATCCTGCCAATCATCTTCCCTGCACTGGAGAGAAATGCAAGAGGCCACTGGAACCAGGCAGTACAGAGCTTGACACTGAATGTCCGGAAAATCTTCTCAGATGCGGATCCTGAACTCTTTGAGGAGTGTTTGCTCAAGTTCCAAGAAGACGAAGtacaagaagaagaaaataagagGAAGCGGGAAGCAACATGGAGACGTCTGGAGGAAATAGCCGCCATGAAAGCTGCTAGTAACGAACCAGTGCTCGTTTCTCCCAGGACTAGTGCAAAGATGTCATCTGGCTAA
- the LOC121748536 gene encoding glycosyltransferase family 92 protein RCOM_0530710-like isoform X2, producing the protein MKDRRKRSVFSWRALFFLLTVVLLFLAAFSSSLARLWLPGSFQPKLISKRNIPAMEVISAENCLSPVAVSIRETVIFPDEAVVFLKYPPSASLFTKDDINCIYLFPNSSHPQLFLSPSATDSDGGGHHIVRCPLPPTRGTIVSLSIKHNGDHLAPGPMQRWDSLAYEAMIDGSDNTTLVFVKGFNLRSGRAADSSKFKCVYGSDSVLSADAVSAAQEVVRCRTPLSVLNGSHPDNSIKVSVRVVGKQAVDSAARLQSPELTPLSSTGGSSGKSHKMCVCTMLRNQARFLPEWIMYHGSVGVERWFIYDNNSDDEVDSLVGTLAGLGYNVSRHLWPWIKTQEAGFAHCVVRARDSCEWVGFIDVDEFLHLPSGSSSLYEDVIRPLGAEEGVGEARVACHSFGPSGLREAPARGVMAGYTCRLAAPERHKSIVRPEALDASLINLVHHFHLKPRFWHVNVNRTSLVINHYKYQVWEVFKEKFYRRVATYVSDWQQERNVGSKDRAPGLGTKAVEPSDWPSRFCQVKDTDLRDRILDTFTDPQTGYLPWEDQHRRSQT; encoded by the exons ATGAAGGATCGCAGGAAACGCAGCGTCTTCTCATGGAGAGCACTCTTCTTTCTCCTCACCGTCGTCCTCCTCTTCCTCGCCGCCTTCTCCTCCTCCCTCGCTCGTCTCTGGCTTCCAG GAAGTTTTCAACCTAAACTTATATCAAAACGGAATATTCCGGCGATGGAGGTGATATCGGCGGAGAATTGTTTATCTCCGGTGGCTGTATCAATTCGAGAAACGGTTATTTTCCCCGACGAGGCTGTTGTTTTCCTGAAATACCCTCCGTCAGCTTCCTTATTTACCAAAGACGACATCAACTGCATATATCTATTTCCCAACTCATCCCACCCGCAACTTTTCCTCTCCCCTTCGGCGACGGACTCCGACGGCGGAGGCCACCACATCGTGCGGTGCCCCCTTCCCCCGACACGTGGCACGATTGTTTCCCTTTCAATTAAGCACAACGGTGATCACCTCGCCCCTGGCCCGATGCAGAGATGGGATTCTCTAGCGTATGAGGCCATGATCGACGGCAGCGACAACACAACCTTAGTTTTCGTGAAAGGCTTCAATCTACGGTCGGGGAGAGCCGCGGATTCTTCTAAATTCAAGTGCGTCTACGGCTCTGATTCGGTGTTGTCGGCCGACGCCGTCTCCGCCGCTCAAGAGGTCGTCAGATGCCGCACCCCTTTGAGCGTGCTCAACGGCTCGCATCCCGACAACTCTATTAAGGTTTCGGTTAGAGTTGTTGGGAAGCAGGCTGTTGACTCTGCAGCGCGCTTGCAGAGTCCTGAGCTGACGCCTCTGTCAAGTACAGGCGGAAGCTCAGGCAAGTCACACAAGATGTGTGTGTGCACAATGCTGAGGAATCAAGCAAGATTCCTCCCGGAATGGATCATGTACCACGGCAGCGTAGGCGTGGAGCGATGGTTCATCTACGACAACAACAGCGACGACGAAGTGGACAGCTTGGTGGGTACACTAGCCGGCTTGGGCTACAATGTCTCGCGCCACCTGTGGCCGTGGATCAAGACTCAAGAGGCTGGTTTCGCGCACTGTGTGGTGAGGGCGAGGGACTCGTGCGAGTGGGTGGGTTTCATCGATGTGGACGAGTTCCTCCACTTACCCTCTGGCTCCTCGTCTCTGTACGAAGATGTAATTAGGCCATTGGGGGCGGAGGAGGGGGTAGGGGAGGCGCGCGTGGCGTGCCACAGTTTTGGGCCGTCCGGGCTGAGGGAGGCCCCCGCAAGAGGGGTGATGGCCGGGTACACGTGCAGGCTGGCTGCACCGGAGAGGCACAAGAGCATTGTTAGGCCAGAGGCGTTGGACGCTTCGTTGATCAATCTGGTCCATCATTTCCATCTGAAGCCCAGATTCTGGCATGTTAATGTGAACCGGACGTCGTTGGTGATCAACCACTATAAGTACCAAGTGTGGGAGGTGTTCAAGGAGAAGTTCTACCGGAGAGTGGCAACGTACGTGTCGGACTGGCAGCAGGAGAGGAACGTGGGCTCCAAGGACCGGGCACCGGGTTTGGGGACCAAGGCTGTCGAGCCATCAGATTGGCCTTCAAGATTCTGTCAAGTTAAGGATACCGACTTGAGGGATCGGATTTTGGATACTTTCACCGATCCTCAAACTGGCTACTTACCGTGGGAAGATCAGCATAGGAGGAGCCAAACCTGA
- the LOC121746927 gene encoding probable carboxylesterase 11 — MPSIGVKLYSVFFKFMLKHRLQSRLQAPENDAVGGTGGTFGVTSRPAEETAAAANPLFTDGVATKDVHIDPVTSVSVRVFLPETCLNFPDSKSKSGGPLLDQNRSLTRRYSHGSSDNSVVSDSNAVIVKNVDSSLRRSSYGFSVDDANLKSENGTYRGYNPAGRGSRRLPVMLQFHGGGFVSGSNDSVANDFFCRRIARLCDVIVLAVGYRLAPENKYPSAFEDGLKVLHWLAKQANLAECTKSLGSSKGAGVDLRRSEGNWHVADAFGASMVEPWLAAHGDPSRCVLLGVSCGANIADYVARKAIEAGRLMDPVKVVAQVLMYPFFIGSVPTHSEIKLSNSYFYDKAMCVLAWKLFLPDEEFSLDHPAANPLVTGRGGPPLKRMPPTLTVVAEHDWMRDRAIAYSEELRKVNVDAPVLEYKDAVHEFATLDMLLKTPQAQACAEDIAIWVKKFISLRGHEFSY, encoded by the exons ATGCCAAGTATTGGTGTGAAACTGTATAGCGTATTCTTCAAATTCATGCTCAAGCATCGTTTGCAGAGCCGATTGCAGGCTCCGGAAAACGATGCTGTCGGTGGCACCGGCGGTACCTTTGGGGTGACGTCACGGCCGGCGGAGGAGACAGCGGCAGCTGCCAATCCTTTGTTCACCGATGGCGTCGCGACCAAGGATGTTCATATCGATCCCGTGACTTCGGTATCTGTTCGTGTTTTTCTTCCTGAAACCTGCCTTAATTTCCCCGACTCGAAATCGAAATCTGGAGGTCCCTTATTAGATCAAAATCGGTCACTTACTCGTCGATATAGTCATGGATCGTCGGATAATAGTGTTGTTTCCGACAGTAATGCTGTGATTGTGAAGAATGTTGATAGCAGTCTTAGAAGAAGTAGTTATGgatttagtgttgatgatgcgAATTTGAAATCCGAAAATGGAACCTACAGAGGGTATAATCCTGCTGGGAGAGGCAGTCGGCGGTTGCCGGTGATGCTGCAGTTTCACGGTGGGGGTTTTGTTAGTGGGAGCAATGATTCGGTGGCGAATGATTTCTTCTGTAGGCGGATTGCGAGATTGTGCGATGTGATTGTGTTGGCGGTGGGCTATAGGCTGGCTCCGGAGAATAAGTACCCATCTGCATTCGAGGATGGATTGAAAGTGCTGCACTGGCTTGCAAAGCAGGCGAATTTGGCGGAATGTACCAAGTCGTTGGGCAGTTCGAAGGGAGCAGGGGTCGATTTGAGGAGGTCAGAGGGTAATTGGCATGTCGCTGATGCATTTGGAGCTTCCATGGTGGAGCCCTGGTTGGCTGCTCATGGAGATCCATCCAG ATGTGTACTTCTCGGAGTGAGTTGTGGAGCAAATATTGCTGACTATGTGGCAAGGAAAGCTATAGAGGCCGGTAGGCTTATGGACCCAGTAAAGGTGGTAGCCCAGGTTTTGATGTATCCCTTTTTCATCGGAAGTGTACCAACGCACTCGGAGATAAAACTGTCAAACTCCTACTTCTATGACAAAGCTATGTGCGTACTTGCATGGAAACTCTTCTTGCCAGATGAGGAGTTCAGCCTGGACCACCCTGCTGCCAACCCGCTAGTCACTGGTCGAGGAGGACCTCCTCTGAAGCGGATGCCTCCAACCTTGACTGTGGTGGCCGAACATGACTGGATGAGAGATCGAGCGATTGCTTACTCAGAGGAGCTCAGGAAGGTGAATGTTGATGCTCCTGTTCTCGAGTACAAGGATGCAGTTCATGAATTTGCTACACTTGATATGCTTCTTAAGACTCCTCAAGCTCAGGCCTGCGCGGAGGACATTGCCATTTGGGTCAAGAAGTTTATCTCGTTACGCGGTCACGAGTTCTCTTATTGA